One part of the Nitrosophilus kaiyonis genome encodes these proteins:
- a CDS encoding valine--tRNA ligase, translating into MGNETKYNPKEIEKKFYKIWENRGYFEVDGNKNIQKKNKNFCIMMPPPNVTGRLHIGHALTFTLQDIIVRYKRMDGYKTLWQPGTDHAGIATQNVVEKELLKEGVTKEEIGREKFLEKVWKWKEKYGNAIVEQLKILGVSPAWSRERFTMDEGLKNAVKEAFVTLYNEGFIVRGNYMVNWCTHDGALSDIEVEYKEEEGKLYFIRYPIVGEDRYIVVATTRPETFFGDTAVMVNPNDERYKDLIGKKVRLPLINREIPIIADDYVDMEFGTGAVKVTPAHDPNDYEVGKRHNLEFIKVFDEKGILNENAGEFKGLERLEAREKIVQKLKEEGFIEKIEDYKHQVGHCYRCGNVVEPYISKQWFVKADIAKPAVEKVNEGKAKFYPSHWINSFNAWMKELRDWCISRQLWWGHRIPVWYCKDCGNEWASKSEHEKNCPKCGSNNIYQDPDVLDTWFSSALWPFSTLGWGNGDWGKGEKWYENDLKEFYPNDLLITGFDILFFWVARMIMMGEHFMKEIPFKDIYLHALVRDEHGQKMSKSRGNVIDPIEMVEKYSTDALRFTLAILAVQGRDIRLSQEKLELSRNFTNKLYNAARFLLMNQDKFDDLEKKEIKTDLGKYFASRLNQAIKETREYLDNYRFNDAATTLYRFLWGEFCDWGIELSKADKSSVGELGAIYKEAMKLLHPFMPFISEYIYQMLSGSDLESNESIMIMEYPQAKEQDKEIEAKFAKIIDTIVTIRRAKALIDMANKNIPKVLIKADLQESDKAYITKLAKVETVEFVNKPVENAVADIGEYVEVFIPLEGIDLSPIINRLTKQKEKINKEIEKLNKMLSNENFVKNAPAHVVEQNKKALHEAQEKLTKIEEELARLTR; encoded by the coding sequence ATGGGAAATGAAACAAAATATAATCCAAAAGAGATAGAGAAAAAATTTTATAAAATTTGGGAAAATAGAGGCTATTTTGAAGTAGATGGTAATAAAAACATACAAAAAAAGAATAAAAATTTTTGTATTATGATGCCTCCGCCAAATGTTACTGGTCGCCTTCATATTGGACATGCTTTAACATTTACTCTTCAAGATATAATAGTTAGATATAAAAGAATGGATGGATATAAAACTTTATGGCAGCCAGGAACAGATCATGCTGGAATTGCAACACAAAATGTTGTAGAAAAAGAGTTACTAAAAGAGGGAGTTACAAAAGAGGAGATAGGAAGAGAAAAATTTTTAGAAAAAGTTTGGAAATGGAAAGAAAAATATGGTAATGCCATAGTAGAACAGTTAAAAATTTTAGGTGTAAGTCCTGCTTGGAGCAGAGAACGTTTTACTATGGATGAAGGATTAAAAAATGCAGTAAAAGAGGCATTTGTTACTTTATATAATGAAGGCTTCATAGTTAGAGGTAACTATATGGTTAATTGGTGTACCCATGATGGTGCACTAAGCGATATTGAAGTTGAGTATAAAGAAGAAGAAGGAAAACTGTATTTCATTAGATATCCTATTGTTGGAGAAGATAGATACATTGTTGTTGCAACAACAAGACCTGAGACATTTTTTGGTGATACAGCTGTAATGGTAAATCCAAATGATGAAAGATATAAAGATTTAATAGGTAAAAAAGTAAGACTTCCTCTCATTAATAGAGAAATTCCTATTATTGCTGATGATTATGTTGATATGGAGTTTGGTACCGGAGCCGTTAAAGTTACACCTGCACATGATCCAAATGATTATGAAGTTGGTAAAAGACATAATCTTGAATTTATAAAAGTTTTTGATGAAAAAGGCATTTTAAATGAAAATGCAGGTGAATTTAAAGGGCTTGAGAGATTAGAAGCAAGAGAAAAAATAGTTCAAAAATTAAAAGAAGAAGGCTTTATTGAAAAAATTGAAGATTATAAACATCAAGTTGGCCATTGCTATAGATGTGGAAATGTTGTAGAACCTTATATATCAAAACAGTGGTTTGTAAAAGCCGATATTGCTAAACCTGCAGTAGAAAAAGTTAATGAAGGCAAAGCAAAATTTTATCCAAGCCATTGGATAAACAGTTTTAATGCCTGGATGAAAGAGCTAAGAGACTGGTGTATCTCAAGACAGCTTTGGTGGGGACATAGAATACCTGTATGGTATTGTAAAGATTGTGGAAATGAATGGGCAAGCAAAAGTGAGCATGAAAAAAATTGTCCAAAATGTGGCTCAAACAATATTTATCAAGACCCAGATGTGCTCGATACTTGGTTTAGCTCAGCTCTTTGGCCTTTTTCAACACTTGGATGGGGAAATGGAGATTGGGGAAAAGGAGAAAAATGGTATGAAAATGACCTAAAAGAGTTTTATCCAAATGATCTTTTAATTACTGGATTTGATATTTTATTCTTTTGGGTTGCAAGAATGATTATGATGGGTGAACATTTTATGAAAGAGATCCCATTTAAAGATATATATCTCCATGCTCTTGTTAGAGATGAACATGGTCAAAAAATGAGCAAATCAAGGGGAAATGTAATTGACCCTATCGAAATGGTGGAAAAATATTCAACAGATGCATTAAGATTTACTTTAGCAATTTTAGCAGTTCAAGGAAGAGATATAAGATTATCTCAAGAAAAACTTGAACTCTCAAGAAACTTTACCAATAAGCTATATAACGCTGCAAGATTTTTACTTATGAATCAAGATAAGTTTGATGATTTAGAAAAAAAAGAAATAAAAACAGATTTAGGAAAATATTTTGCAAGTAGATTAAATCAAGCAATAAAAGAGACAAGAGAATATCTAGACAATTATAGATTTAATGATGCGGCAACAACACTTTATAGATTTTTATGGGGCGAGTTTTGCGATTGGGGTATTGAGCTTAGCAAAGCGGATAAAAGCTCAGTAGGTGAACTCGGAGCCATATATAAAGAAGCAATGAAGCTTCTTCATCCATTTATGCCGTTTATTAGTGAATATATCTATCAAATGCTAAGTGGCAGTGATCTTGAATCAAATGAATCGATTATGATAATGGAATATCCACAAGCTAAAGAACAAGATAAAGAAATTGAAGCTAAATTTGCCAAAATTATCGATACAATTGTTACTATCCGCCGCGCAAAAGCTCTTATTGATATGGCAAACAAAAATATTCCAAAAGTTTTGATTAAAGCTGATTTGCAAGAATCAGACAAGGCTTATATCACTAAACTTGCAAAAGTCGAAACAGTAGAGTTTGTAAATAAACCGGTTGAAAATGCGGTTGCTGATATTGGAGAATATGTAGAAGTTTTTATACCTTTAGAAGGAATCGATCTTTCTCCAATTATCAATCGTCTCACAAAACAAAAAGAGAAAATCAATAAAGAGATTGAAAAGCTTAATAAAATGCTCTCAAATGAAAACTTTGTTAAAAATGCTCCTGCACATGTAGTTGAGCAAAACAAAAAAGCTCTCCATGAAGCTCAAGAAAAACTTACTAAAATTGAAGAGGAATTAGCGAGACTCACTCGCTAA
- a CDS encoding ATP-dependent helicase, translated as MPISRLNEEQFKAATAPFGYNLVIASAGTGKTSTIVGRIGYLLDKNILPENILLLTFTNKAAAEMIGRVAKFFGNEKAKKIESGTFHAVCYRWLKNIDENIVLKQPKELKTLFRSIYEKRNFINFEEKPYKSSYLYDLYSLYQNSVSSLSFGEWIAKKNELHISFIDIYNDIVDEFEVTKEKYGFVSFNDLLIFAKKRANKIKEFDEILIDEYQDTNNLQSSLIDSLKSKSLFCVGDYDQSIYAFNGANINIIANFKKRYKDARVFNLSKNYRSTKYILNLANKVILNNERIYPKKLEVVRKDEYEKPKLLIYDELMEQYKDIAKRIKNSTTKYEEIAVIFRNNSSADGIEASLREFGINCKRRGSISFFDAKEIKIVFEMISLLINPKDVMSFIHIFEYAKGVGPSIAKEIYDGLEKLGERDPIKGLLDPIEIKNPFERKIKNHQLGLFDDFLLLGSKSRFKDLNFEENFYKSSILTHPKLSVDGAKFLYDLYKLYKDLKKFKQPLSIVSKIVDSDLYIEIRDVIAKKRATLKDGTIDKNLYDEQINKIFRKTLLLKELAKPYKDIERFYNAMILGSNEISEGVGVNLLTVHASKGLEFDDVYIVDLADGRFPNRKLISKTGSLEEERRLFYVAATRAKNRLFLSYAKYDRVKKMEFKPSPFLFEAGLI; from the coding sequence ATGCCTATTTCAAGGCTAAATGAAGAACAGTTTAAAGCAGCAACAGCACCTTTTGGTTATAACCTTGTTATAGCAAGTGCTGGAACTGGTAAAACTTCTACAATAGTGGGCAGAATTGGGTATCTTCTTGATAAAAATATTTTACCTGAGAATATTTTACTTCTTACTTTTACAAATAAAGCTGCAGCCGAAATGATAGGTAGAGTTGCAAAATTTTTTGGTAATGAAAAGGCCAAAAAAATCGAATCTGGAACATTTCATGCTGTATGTTATAGATGGCTTAAAAATATTGATGAAAATATTGTTTTAAAACAGCCAAAAGAGTTAAAAACCCTATTTAGAAGTATTTATGAAAAAAGAAATTTTATAAATTTTGAAGAAAAGCCATATAAAAGTTCATATCTTTATGATTTATATTCACTTTATCAAAATAGTGTAAGTAGTTTAAGTTTTGGAGAGTGGATAGCTAAAAAAAATGAACTACATATTAGTTTTATTGATATCTATAATGATATAGTAGATGAATTTGAGGTAACAAAAGAGAAATATGGTTTTGTTAGTTTTAATGATCTTTTAATATTTGCAAAAAAAAGAGCCAATAAAATAAAAGAGTTTGATGAAATTTTAATTGATGAGTATCAAGATACCAATAATCTTCAATCTTCATTAATTGATTCTTTAAAATCAAAATCTCTATTTTGTGTTGGAGATTATGATCAAAGTATTTATGCTTTTAATGGTGCAAATATAAATATTATTGCAAATTTTAAAAAAAGATATAAAGATGCAAGAGTTTTCAATCTTTCAAAAAATTATAGATCTACAAAATATATACTTAATTTGGCAAATAAAGTAATATTAAATAATGAAAGAATTTATCCTAAAAAACTTGAAGTTGTTAGAAAAGATGAATATGAAAAACCAAAACTTTTAATATATGATGAGTTAATGGAACAGTATAAAGATATTGCTAAAAGAATTAAAAATTCAACTACCAAATATGAAGAGATAGCAGTAATTTTTAGAAATAATTCTAGTGCAGATGGAATTGAAGCAAGTTTAAGAGAGTTTGGGATAAATTGTAAAAGAAGAGGAAGTATTAGTTTTTTTGATGCAAAAGAGATAAAAATTGTTTTTGAAATGATATCTTTACTTATAAATCCAAAAGATGTAATGAGTTTTATCCATATATTTGAATATGCAAAAGGAGTAGGGCCTTCAATTGCAAAAGAGATATATGATGGTTTAGAAAAATTAGGTGAAAGAGATCCAATAAAAGGACTTTTAGATCCTATTGAGATAAAAAATCCGTTCGAGAGAAAAATCAAAAATCATCAGTTAGGCCTTTTTGATGATTTTCTTTTACTGGGAAGTAAAAGTAGATTTAAAGATCTAAATTTTGAAGAAAATTTTTATAAAAGTTCTATTTTAACACATCCTAAACTAAGTGTTGATGGTGCTAAATTTTTATACGATTTATATAAGCTTTATAAAGATTTAAAAAAATTCAAGCAACCATTAAGTATTGTTTCAAAAATAGTAGATTCAGATCTTTATATAGAGATAAGAGATGTTATTGCTAAAAAAAGAGCAACATTAAAAGATGGCACAATTGATAAAAATCTTTATGATGAGCAGATAAATAAAATTTTTAGAAAAACTCTCCTTTTGAAAGAGTTGGCAAAACCATATAAAGATATAGAGAGATTTTATAATGCTATGATATTAGGAAGTAATGAAATAAGTGAAGGGGTAGGGGTTAATTTACTTACAGTTCATGCAAGTAAAGGTTTGGAATTTGATGATGTTTATATTGTAGATTTAGCTGATGGAAGATTTCCAAATAGAAAACTTATTAGTAAGACTGGAAGCTTAGAAGAGGAAAGAAGGCTTTTTTATGTTGCAGCAACAAGAGCGAAAAATAGACTTTTTTTATCTTATGCCAAGTATGATAGAGTAAAAAAAATGGAGTTTAAACCATCTCCATTTCTTTTTGAAGCAGGTCTTATTTAA
- a CDS encoding type II secretion system F family protein, giving the protein MRYFQLDLLLKGRKESIIVKAENREEALHLAKLKKGGVIIRVQETTPPLEERLKDIQNKILSYFKQKKVKPDSLIASVRQLAVMTNAGIPIYDALKEIANSTVDKTLQEILHQIAEDINSGLSLSESVENFRYQLGSLTVTMIKLGEQTGNMPEALFTLANILEEIRENILKFKKAIRYPLITLTAMAIAFVVLIMFVVPKFKAIFERFHAELPLPTRILLWLEHAFSTYGIQILVGLIIIVFVIIYLYRNNESIKYNIDKYLLKVYLIKDIIYYATLSRFTLVFTELVAAGIPVAEALDSAVAMVDNSFIKEKLETVKVYVERGVSLTDSFKETELFENMIIQMIGAGESSGQLDAMMRKVSDYYRMKFNYILDNMSSYLEPILLTIIAALVLLLALGIFLPMWDMAKAVKGH; this is encoded by the coding sequence ATGAGATATTTTCAATTAGATTTACTACTTAAAGGTAGAAAAGAGTCAATTATAGTAAAAGCAGAAAATAGGGAAGAAGCTTTACATTTAGCAAAGCTTAAAAAAGGTGGAGTGATTATAAGAGTTCAAGAAACTACTCCACCTCTTGAAGAAAGATTAAAAGATATTCAAAATAAAATTCTTTCCTATTTTAAGCAAAAAAAAGTAAAACCAGATAGCTTAATAGCGTCTGTTAGACAACTTGCTGTTATGACAAATGCAGGTATTCCAATATATGATGCTTTAAAAGAGATAGCAAATTCAACAGTTGATAAAACTCTGCAAGAAATTTTGCATCAAATAGCTGAAGATATAAATTCTGGTCTAAGTTTATCTGAATCAGTGGAAAATTTTAGATATCAGCTTGGCTCCCTTACAGTTACTATGATAAAACTTGGTGAACAAACAGGTAATATGCCTGAAGCTCTTTTTACTTTAGCAAATATTCTTGAAGAGATTAGAGAAAATATTTTAAAATTTAAAAAAGCTATAAGATATCCACTTATTACACTAACAGCAATGGCAATAGCTTTTGTCGTTTTAATTATGTTTGTTGTTCCAAAATTCAAAGCTATATTTGAAAGATTTCATGCAGAATTACCATTGCCTACTAGAATTTTATTATGGCTTGAACATGCTTTTTCTACATATGGTATTCAAATATTAGTTGGCTTAATTATTATAGTCTTTGTTATTATTTATCTTTATAGAAACAATGAATCTATAAAATATAATATAGATAAATATCTCTTAAAAGTCTACTTGATAAAAGATATTATATATTATGCTACATTAAGTAGATTTACACTTGTGTTTACAGAACTTGTTGCTGCTGGTATACCAGTCGCTGAAGCATTAGATAGTGCTGTAGCTATGGTTGACAATAGCTTCATAAAAGAAAAACTCGAAACTGTTAAAGTTTATGTTGAAAGAGGTGTCTCTTTGACTGATTCATTTAAAGAGACAGAATTATTTGAAAATATGATTATTCAAATGATTGGTGCTGGTGAATCAAGTGGTCAACTTGATGCAATGATGAGAAAAGTATCAGACTATTATAGAATGAAATTTAACTATATTTTAGATAATATGTCATCATATTTAGAACCTATTTTACTGACAATCATTGCAGCATTAGTTCTATTATTAGCTCTTGGTATATTCCTACCAATGTGGGATATGGCAAAAGCAGTTAAAGGTCATTAA
- a CDS encoding GspE/PulE family protein, which translates to MEKLTSLLLEKSIVPPETLNHIKNSTTTEKNLLHNLISKGIISENFVIKFFGDLIREGSLSIDDLEPLPNNLKEKVLKYIAKILNIEFIDLDSIDIDFRLASKVPLSQLKKYEAIPIKEEDINILVAFKDPLDMSAQESIQRLFPKKPIKVAISPVKQIERYLNKLELSESVKGLISEIRKEINAGNVNDARESSAILRLIQIVLQTAILSRASDIHIEPTEKNCIVRTRIDGILTEQFIFDKDIYPPLSSRIKLLSNLDIAEKRKPQDGRFSATIMKKEYDFRVSTLPIMTGESIVMRILDKSKAMIKLEDAGMSDYNYKKFVKSLKTPYGIILVTGPTGSGKTTTLYGALNMVRSIEKKIITVEDPIEYQMNLVQQSQVQPKIGYTFATALRSILRQDPDIIMIGEIRDQETLRIAVQAALTGHLVLSTLHTNDAISAITRMVDMGIEPYLVSGSLIAIEAQRLVRKICPYCKAPTTILPNIERDLKEYLPQNYQFYKGKGCKHCNMTGYLGREMVSEVLTVDDQLSSMIAREESKEKITNYAVEHGFINMLQDGINKALEGETTIEEVLRVTRLT; encoded by the coding sequence ATGGAAAAATTAACTTCACTTCTTTTAGAAAAATCTATTGTTCCTCCTGAAACTTTAAATCATATAAAAAACAGTACTACTACAGAAAAAAATTTATTACATAATTTAATTTCAAAAGGAATAATCTCTGAAAATTTTGTTATAAAATTTTTTGGAGACCTAATTAGAGAAGGTAGTTTAAGTATTGATGATCTTGAACCTCTCCCAAATAATTTAAAAGAAAAAGTTCTAAAATATATTGCAAAAATTTTAAATATAGAGTTCATAGATTTAGATTCTATTGATATAGATTTTAGACTTGCTTCAAAAGTTCCTTTAAGTCAATTAAAAAAATATGAAGCTATTCCTATTAAAGAAGAGGATATAAATATATTAGTTGCTTTTAAAGATCCTCTGGATATGAGCGCTCAAGAATCGATCCAAAGACTTTTTCCAAAAAAACCGATAAAAGTTGCTATTTCACCTGTAAAGCAGATCGAAAGATATTTAAATAAATTAGAGTTAAGTGAGAGTGTTAAAGGACTTATTAGTGAGATTAGAAAAGAGATAAATGCAGGTAATGTAAATGATGCAAGAGAATCCAGCGCGATACTTAGGCTAATTCAAATAGTTCTTCAAACAGCTATTCTTTCTAGAGCAAGTGATATACATATAGAACCAACAGAAAAAAATTGTATTGTAAGAACAAGAATTGATGGAATTTTAACAGAACAGTTTATTTTTGATAAAGATATATATCCCCCTTTATCTTCAAGGATAAAACTTTTATCAAATCTTGATATTGCAGAAAAAAGAAAACCACAAGATGGTAGATTTTCTGCAACAATTATGAAAAAAGAGTATGATTTTAGGGTATCAACTCTTCCTATTATGACTGGTGAATCTATAGTAATGAGAATACTTGACAAATCTAAAGCTATGATAAAGCTTGAAGATGCAGGTATGAGCGATTATAATTATAAAAAATTTGTAAAATCTTTAAAAACACCTTATGGTATTATTCTTGTAACAGGACCAACAGGTAGTGGTAAAACAACTACACTTTATGGTGCTTTAAATATGGTTAGAAGTATAGAAAAAAAGATAATAACTGTTGAAGACCCTATTGAATATCAGATGAATCTTGTACAACAATCCCAAGTTCAGCCTAAAATCGGATATACTTTTGCTACTGCATTAAGATCAATTCTTAGACAAGACCCAGATATTATAATGATAGGTGAGATAAGGGATCAAGAGACATTAAGAATCGCAGTTCAAGCTGCGCTTACAGGACACCTAGTATTATCAACACTGCATACAAATGATGCTATTAGTGCAATTACAAGAATGGTTGATATGGGAATTGAGCCATATTTAGTAAGTGGATCATTAATAGCAATAGAAGCCCAAAGGTTAGTAAGAAAAATTTGTCCATATTGTAAAGCTCCTACAACAATTTTGCCAAATATTGAAAGAGACCTAAAAGAGTACCTGCCTCAAAATTATCAATTTTACAAAGGAAAAGGTTGCAAACATTGCAATATGACAGGATATCTTGGAAGAGAGATGGTTTCAGAAGTTTTAACTGTAGATGATCAATTATCAAGTATGATTGCTCGTGAAGAGAGTAAAGAAAAAATCACAAATTATGCAGTTGAACATGGTTTTATAAATATGCTTCAAGATGGCATCAACAAAGCTCTTGAAGGAGAAACAACTATAGAAGAAGTATTAAGGGTAACGAGATTAACATGA
- a CDS encoding CDC27 family protein: MHEIEKLEKRWIKYRFKKFIKNISFFVIIVLSTYVLLKIYYFNNTEKIVINKHKNINTNHISERNVSKLQSQKESNVSKKLTSKEISKEKKEVFLKPSIAFLSNIKSKEEKKKEEKRKKIDKNIKKEVTKNSQQIKKINTPQPKSKIVIKTKSNEDIIDSIIKKFEKNPDPKLAIFLSKTFYKDKDYKKSLYWAIKANELDSSNYQSWILFAKASVKLGKKNDAINALRAYLKNHNSYEAKKLLIQISNGEFR, translated from the coding sequence ATGCATGAAATTGAAAAACTTGAAAAAAGATGGATTAAATATAGATTTAAAAAATTTATAAAAAATATCTCTTTTTTTGTCATTATTGTTTTATCTACTTATGTTTTGCTTAAAATATATTATTTTAATAATACTGAAAAAATTGTTATTAACAAGCATAAAAATATAAATACTAACCATATTTCTGAAAGAAATGTATCAAAATTGCAATCACAGAAAGAATCAAATGTTTCTAAAAAATTAACTTCAAAAGAAATTTCAAAAGAGAAAAAAGAGGTTTTTTTAAAGCCTTCTATTGCATTTTTATCTAACATTAAATCTAAGGAAGAAAAAAAGAAAGAAGAAAAAAGAAAAAAAATAGATAAAAATATAAAAAAAGAAGTCACTAAAAACTCTCAACAAATAAAAAAAATAAATACTCCACAGCCTAAATCAAAAATTGTTATTAAAACTAAGAGTAATGAAGATATCATAGATTCAATTATAAAAAAATTTGAAAAAAATCCTGACCCAAAACTTGCAATTTTTCTATCTAAAACATTTTATAAAGATAAAGATTATAAAAAATCACTTTACTGGGCAATAAAAGCAAATGAGTTAGACAGTTCTAATTACCAAAGTTGGATTTTATTTGCTAAAGCATCTGTAAAACTTGGTAAGAAAAATGACGCAATCAATGCATTAAGAGCCTATCTTAAAAATCATAACTCTTATGAAGCTAAAAAACTTCTTATTCAAATTTCAAATGGAGAATTTAGATGA
- a CDS encoding ATP-binding protein — translation MKNSESIYSIAKECFVDTEDAKNFINLDKSIYYLEKLKEIVKKPLKMVLLYGEPGIGKSIILNRLYMDLSKNDPNIHIFLSPILDEKNFEKALQRKIFGTEEEIDFNKFVDLINEKLEFNSTIILLDEAQLYSKAQMEKIRILSDTRKIKFVITLHKTEEEDLIAKGHFKTRIWESIELTPPSPNELEIYIQKKLLMKNLFNLASQINKKNTNFIYKFTKGNYRETNKFMFNLFEIYEFYEKNRPSKINYSKITKKFLEMAAIKLGYINA, via the coding sequence ATGAAAAATAGTGAGTCAATATATTCTATTGCCAAAGAGTGTTTTGTTGATACCGAAGATGCAAAAAATTTTATAAATCTTGATAAGTCAATTTATTATCTTGAAAAACTAAAAGAGATTGTAAAAAAGCCTCTTAAAATGGTTCTTCTTTATGGAGAGCCTGGTATTGGAAAAAGTATAATTTTAAATAGATTATATATGGATTTATCTAAGAATGATCCAAATATTCATATATTTTTAAGTCCAATATTAGATGAAAAAAATTTTGAAAAAGCTTTACAAAGAAAAATATTTGGTACCGAAGAGGAAATTGATTTTAATAAATTTGTAGATCTTATAAATGAAAAACTTGAATTTAATTCAACTATTATTTTATTAGACGAAGCTCAATTATACTCTAAAGCGCAGATGGAAAAAATAAGAATTCTTTCAGATACTAGAAAAATAAAATTTGTTATAACTCTTCACAAAACAGAAGAAGAAGACCTAATTGCTAAAGGACATTTTAAAACAAGAATATGGGAAAGTATAGAACTTACTCCGCCCTCTCCTAATGAATTGGAAATTTATATTCAAAAAAAACTTTTAATGAAAAATCTTTTTAATCTTGCAAGCCAAATCAATAAAAAAAATACAAATTTTATATACAAATTTACAAAAGGGAATTATAGAGAAACTAATAAATTTATGTTTAATCTATTTGAAATTTATGAATTTTATGAAAAAAATCGGCCAAGCAAAATAAATTATTCAAAAATTACAAAAAAATTTCTAGAAATGGCTGCTATAAAATTAGGATATATTAATGCATGA
- the mshL gene encoding pilus (MSHA type) biogenesis protein MshL has protein sequence MYNFKKKLISIIAAATVASGISFANCDMQVFNISSAPGTKINEFINQISDECGFTVLIKDKEAKKILNTRLSKINLKDATLDDVLNIILTENNLSYELKDNILKISYLITKTFHVDYVTTKRTGEATTDASVDVGSETAGGGGGTKTRDVNKIESKDEFDFWKNTEEEIFQIINRPGDPYKAPKPVVNPEAGLITVTATLPQIKRVEKYLNKIESRLHNEVMIDVSILAVSFDSSHTKGIDWSQFSIALNGRIDNNNIFTPNAVPMLSYHNTGSGKSFLNLNSDGTASTVFDFAFNLSGLIDFLKKTGDVTILSNPKILTLNNQPALITVGETINYNVPTEITISESGNLGTQSYTPSSIFVGILLNITPEITEDDEIILRINPSVSELKDPSQLQLAQGQRFREIAPDTKEKKISSVVKVKDGSTIILGGLITNTKNLSINGVPILKDIPILGYAFKSEKKIDQSIELVFVIKPKIINTKKRSISLKDLGYNRIK, from the coding sequence ATGTATAATTTCAAAAAAAAGTTAATTTCAATAATAGCTGCAGCTACTGTAGCCTCAGGAATTTCATTTGCTAACTGTGATATGCAAGTTTTCAATATCTCTTCTGCTCCTGGGACTAAAATTAATGAATTTATAAACCAAATAAGTGATGAATGTGGTTTTACTGTGCTAATAAAAGATAAAGAAGCAAAAAAAATATTAAATACAAGACTTAGTAAAATTAATTTAAAAGATGCAACTTTAGATGATGTATTAAATATAATTCTAACTGAAAACAATCTTTCTTATGAACTAAAAGATAATATTTTAAAAATCTCCTATCTTATTACAAAAACATTTCATGTTGATTATGTAACAACAAAAAGAACTGGTGAGGCAACAACTGATGCTTCTGTAGATGTAGGTAGTGAAACTGCTGGTGGAGGTGGTGGAACAAAAACAAGAGATGTAAATAAAATAGAGTCAAAAGATGAATTTGATTTTTGGAAAAATACTGAAGAAGAGATTTTTCAGATTATAAATAGACCAGGAGATCCATATAAAGCACCTAAACCTGTTGTTAACCCTGAAGCTGGTCTAATTACGGTTACAGCTACCTTACCGCAAATAAAAAGAGTAGAAAAATATTTAAATAAAATAGAATCAAGACTTCATAATGAAGTAATGATCGATGTATCAATTCTGGCTGTTTCTTTTGATAGCTCTCATACGAAGGGTATTGATTGGAGTCAATTCTCTATTGCTTTGAATGGAAGAATAGATAATAATAATATTTTTACACCAAATGCAGTTCCAATGCTTTCTTATCATAATACAGGAAGTGGAAAAAGCTTTTTAAACTTAAATTCAGATGGTACAGCAAGTACAGTCTTTGATTTTGCATTTAATCTATCTGGACTTATAGATTTTTTAAAAAAAACTGGAGATGTTACTATTTTATCAAATCCTAAAATCCTCACATTAAATAATCAGCCAGCACTTATTACTGTTGGTGAAACTATCAATTATAATGTTCCAACTGAAATAACTATAAGTGAATCAGGAAATCTAGGAACACAAAGTTATACTCCTTCTTCTATATTTGTTGGAATTTTGTTAAATATAACACCTGAAATCACAGAAGATGATGAAATTATTTTAAGAATAAATCCATCGGTTTCAGAATTAAAAGATCCATCACAATTACAACTTGCTCAAGGTCAAAGATTTAGAGAAATTGCCCCAGATACAAAAGAGAAAAAAATATCATCTGTGGTAAAAGTAAAAGATGGTTCAACAATAATACTTGGTGGACTTATCACAAATACAAAAAATTTAAGCATAAATGGTGTTCCTATTTTAAAAGATATCCCAATATTAGGATATGCATTTAAAAGTGAAAAGAAAATTGATCAAAGTATTGAACTTGTTTTTGTAATAAAACCAAAAATTATCAATACTAAAAAAAGATCAATTAGTTTAAAAGATTTAGGTTATAATAGAATAAAATAG